The following proteins are co-located in the Methanobrevibacter thaueri genome:
- a CDS encoding Kiwa anti-phage protein KwaB-like domain-containing protein gives MMMNNILEKVHNIESKHVNLYLFSKAKSKIDYEVFSTKITDLEILSELTTVIHNQIHDYIINEETEDPMDYNPLINDKHIVQKIECNELYRLSEFIEDIERNPTLYSKTKLTKGHSLWIIAIVMDDGENKILAFQKIRNKTFLENDKMKLIVGENIKKFNKPLLPLENKIDCICSLNEDNPIMFIFHNYYFEQIFGFEEKFRKEIKEKLDKFESRTDKSVKLDVNKLYSKIENNQRSLKKLYMILNNENYNYLTEENIRKIEEKIENIKFNRSNGEIRLDEFEDVKKILNLLNDDYLEGILSQKPFKTSNKIDL, from the coding sequence ATGATGATGAATAATATTTTAGAAAAAGTACATAATATAGAATCAAAACATGTGAATTTATATCTTTTTTCAAAAGCAAAAAGTAAGATTGATTATGAAGTATTTTCAACAAAAATAACTGATTTAGAAATACTTTCAGAGTTAACAACTGTCATACATAATCAAATTCATGATTATATTATTAATGAAGAAACAGAAGACCCAATGGATTATAATCCTCTCATTAATGACAAACATATTGTTCAAAAAATTGAATGTAATGAATTATACAGATTATCTGAGTTTATAGAGGATATTGAAAGAAATCCAACATTATACTCTAAAACAAAATTAACCAAAGGACATAGCTTATGGATAATTGCTATTGTAATGGACGATGGTGAAAATAAAATATTGGCTTTCCAAAAAATACGTAATAAAACATTTTTGGAAAATGATAAAATGAAATTAATTGTGGGCGAAAATATAAAAAAATTTAACAAACCACTATTGCCTTTAGAAAATAAAATTGACTGTATATGCTCATTAAACGAGGATAATCCTATAATGTTTATATTCCACAATTATTATTTTGAACAAATATTCGGTTTTGAAGAAAAATTTAGAAAGGAAATAAAAGAAAAATTAGATAAATTTGAAAGCAGAACTGACAAATCAGTGAAATTAGATGTTAACAAGTTATATTCAAAAATTGAAAACAATCAGAGAAGTTTGAAAAAATTATACATGATACTAAATAATGAGAATTACAACTATTTAACTGAAGAGAATATAAGGAAAATTGAAGAAAAAATTGAAAATATCAAGTTTAACCGATCAAATGGAGAGATCCGTTTAGATGAATTTGAAGATGTTAAAAAGATTCTGAATTTATTAAATGATGATTATCTTGAAGGAATACTCTCCCAAAAACCGTTCAAAACTTCAAATAAAATAGATTTATAA
- the galU gene encoding UTP--glucose-1-phosphate uridylyltransferase GalU, translating to MKAIIPAAGLGTRFLPATKAQPKEMLPVYDKPTIQYVVEEAVASGINDIIIVTGRHKRSIEDHFDKYYELEYNLQKAGKDRELKEIRKITDLADICYVRQKEQNGLGDAIKCGQRHIGGEPFAVLLGDSITKGPTPCTKQLIDVYNKYNASAISLEEVPPEKVERYGIIKGSEVEKDIYKINELVEKPPMDKAPSNLAIMGRYVLTPDIFDKIEETEPGVGGEIQLTDALQKLDSIYGVTFEGKTYDIGNRLEWLKTSIEFALDDNEFKDDLVSYMEGYI from the coding sequence ATGAAAGCAATTATTCCCGCCGCAGGATTAGGAACCAGATTCCTTCCCGCAACAAAGGCACAGCCAAAGGAAATGTTACCGGTCTATGACAAGCCAACCATCCAGTATGTTGTCGAAGAGGCAGTGGCTTCAGGAATCAATGACATCATCATAGTCACAGGAAGACACAAAAGATCCATTGAAGACCATTTCGACAAGTACTATGAACTTGAATACAACCTTCAAAAGGCAGGAAAAGACCGTGAACTTAAGGAAATCAGAAAAATCACTGACCTGGCAGACATCTGTTATGTCAGACAAAAGGAACAAAACGGATTGGGCGATGCAATCAAATGCGGACAAAGACATATTGGAGGAGAACCTTTCGCTGTTCTTTTAGGCGATTCAATCACTAAAGGCCCTACCCCATGTACCAAACAGTTAATAGATGTTTACAATAAGTACAATGCATCTGCAATCTCACTTGAAGAGGTTCCACCAGAAAAAGTTGAAAGATATGGAATCATTAAAGGAAGCGAAGTTGAAAAAGACATCTACAAGATCAATGAACTGGTTGAAAAGCCACCAATGGACAAGGCACCATCCAACCTTGCAATAATGGGCAGATATGTGCTGACCCCTGATATTTTTGACAAGATTGAAGAGACAGAACCCGGAGTTGGCGGTGAAATCCAGCTTACAGATGCCCTTCAAAAACTGGATTCAATTTATGGAGTCACATTTGAAGGCAAAACCTATGACATTGGAAACCGTCTTGAATGGCTTAAAACTTCAATTGAGTTTGCATTGGACGATAATGAGTTTAAAGATGATTTGGTCAGTTACATGGAAGGCTACATTTAG
- a CDS encoding ATP-dependent nuclease, which yields MLLYRAYIENFRNIDHININFSDFNVLIGENNIGKTNILTAINKVLSKNVYFKEDDFKILEKPIIIELSFNNLSEEDKAAFFDFEGLYNPKDNDITIKTIGTWRSTIGNADISVNFIRKDLKEEEQEVKPVTKSFRKTLGSLYISAHRNYSKNMDSKGIFELLRLFAPYQTMPLDSLKQEIIQEFRELNEMDFEFNLQDIENLLNNNEKLTENILNNLKKIKDESESVCEIRDKIDNYNNIYEQKIKINNDLLEFNENHKEYYNLTEIENTVNSFFSTFLNNDELKFDVMPTEDIELLKNISMDIHGDSILKQGDGYQNFIDLLINLSKLIKIKNSNEVDICNFIVIIEEPETHLHPHMQRNFIKSLKEFKELFEKRNIFIQFFISTHSPYIVSNLQIPELNIIRKNEENIISVKLEENYIQKICHEVYSDDECSFNNIKKINNVINSLLNYSDVFFSKGTILCEGDSEFGAFPILASKLKYNLDQYGITLLNLEGADRLKLFLNILKEFKIHTYIILDADKKEKYGHLPHISFLGEDSTKNGAFELELYKNAPHYKIFKAVDLSYPSLSRNRIQEIKEIIPEFDGFDSLDESSEELLEEYKENSNYKRLVMNYMTQKKNILFSRILAEELDPSEIPPIFKEAFENAIKLTEENYG from the coding sequence ATGTTATTATATAGAGCATATATAGAAAATTTCAGAAACATTGACCATATTAATATCAATTTTTCAGACTTCAATGTACTAATTGGAGAAAACAACATTGGAAAAACCAATATCCTAACTGCGATTAATAAAGTCTTGAGTAAAAATGTTTACTTTAAAGAGGATGATTTTAAAATTCTTGAAAAGCCCATCATTATTGAGTTGAGTTTCAATAACCTTTCTGAAGAAGACAAAGCCGCATTTTTTGATTTTGAAGGACTTTATAATCCTAAAGATAACGACATTACCATAAAAACCATAGGGACTTGGAGAAGCACTATCGGCAATGCGGATATTTCAGTCAATTTTATTCGAAAAGACCTCAAAGAAGAGGAACAGGAAGTTAAACCAGTCACTAAATCTTTTAGAAAAACATTAGGCAGCCTTTATATTTCAGCACATAGAAACTATAGTAAAAATATGGATTCAAAAGGTATTTTTGAGTTATTACGATTATTTGCTCCCTATCAAACCATGCCATTGGATTCACTAAAACAAGAAATTATCCAGGAGTTCAGAGAACTGAATGAAATGGATTTTGAGTTTAATTTGCAAGATATTGAGAATTTATTAAATAACAATGAAAAGTTAACAGAGAACATATTAAACAACTTGAAAAAAATTAAAGATGAATCAGAGTCTGTTTGCGAAATTCGCGATAAAATAGATAATTATAACAATATATATGAGCAAAAAATCAAGATCAATAATGATTTGTTAGAATTTAATGAAAACCATAAAGAATATTATAATTTAACTGAAATCGAAAATACGGTGAATAGCTTTTTTTCAACCTTCCTGAATAATGATGAGTTGAAATTTGATGTAATGCCAACTGAAGACATTGAATTATTAAAAAACATTTCAATGGACATACATGGAGATTCCATATTAAAACAGGGCGACGGTTATCAAAATTTCATTGACCTTCTTATTAATTTATCAAAATTAATTAAGATTAAAAATAGCAATGAAGTGGACATATGTAATTTTATTGTTATTATAGAAGAGCCTGAAACTCATTTGCATCCACATATGCAAAGAAATTTCATTAAATCTTTAAAAGAATTTAAGGAGTTATTTGAAAAAAGAAATATATTTATCCAATTTTTCATATCAACCCATTCCCCATATATTGTTTCAAATTTACAGATTCCGGAGTTAAACATTATACGGAAAAATGAAGAAAATATTATTTCAGTTAAGTTGGAAGAAAACTATATTCAGAAAATTTGTCATGAAGTTTATTCAGATGATGAATGTAGTTTCAACAATATAAAAAAAATAAATAATGTCATTAACAGTTTATTAAATTATTCAGATGTGTTTTTTAGTAAAGGAACCATATTATGTGAAGGTGACAGTGAATTTGGAGCATTTCCTATTTTAGCAAGTAAATTAAAATATAATTTAGACCAATATGGTATTACATTATTAAACCTAGAGGGAGCAGACAGATTAAAACTTTTTCTAAATATATTAAAAGAATTTAAAATTCATACATATATTATTCTTGATGCTGATAAAAAAGAAAAATATGGACATCTCCCCCATATTTCATTTTTAGGTGAAGACTCTACAAAAAATGGTGCCTTTGAATTGGAATTATATAAAAATGCTCCTCATTACAAGATTTTTAAGGCAGTGGATTTGAGTTATCCCTCACTTTCAAGAAATCGCATACAGGAAATTAAAGAAATAATTCCTGAGTTTGATGGATTTGATAGTCTTGATGAAAGTTCAGAAGAATTATTAGAGGAATATAAAGAAAATTCAAATTATAAACGATTAGTTATGAATTATATGACACAAAAAAAGAATATTCTATTTTCAAGAATTTTAGCAGAAGAGTTAGACCCTTCCGAAATACCACCCATATTCAAGGAAGCCTTTGAAAATGCGATTAAATTAACTGAGGAAAATTATGGATAA